From Oreochromis niloticus isolate F11D_XX linkage group LG1, O_niloticus_UMD_NMBU, whole genome shotgun sequence, a single genomic window includes:
- the LOC109201153 gene encoding very long-chain acyl-CoA synthetase, translated as MYFNSGDLVKIDDEGFIFFQDRIGDTFRWKGENVATTEVADHLLTVDFIEEANVYGVKVPGHEGRIGMAALKLKENMDFDGKAFYQHVKNYLPSYARPRFVRIQDALVVTSTFKQMKAKLAEEGFNPALIKDPLFYLEDNKGYIPMTQEIFNCIEQGRLRL; from the exons ATGTACTTTAACAGTGGCGACCTTGTAAAGATTGACGACGAGGGATTCATCTTCTTTCAAGACCGCATTGGAGACACTTTCAG GTGGAAAGGAGAAAATGTGGCAACCACAGAGGTGGCTGACCACCTGCTCACAGTTGACTTTATTGAAGAGGCTAATGTTTATGGTGTGAAGGTGCCAG GACATGAGGGAAGAATTGGAATGGCAGCACTGAAACTAAAAGAAAATATGGACTTTGATGGCAAAGCTTTTTATCAGCATGTCAAAAACTACTTGCCCAGCTACGCGAGACCACGCTTCGTTCGCATACAG GATGCATTGGTGGTGACTAGCACCTTTAAGCAGATGAAGGCGAAGCTGGCAGAGGAAGGTTTTAACCCTGCTCTCATCAAGGATCCTCTGTTTTACCTGGAAGACAATAAGGGCTACATACCCATGACTCAGGAGATATTCAACTGCATTGAACAAGGAAGACTCAGGCTTTAA